The following are encoded in a window of Amycolatopsis lexingtonensis genomic DNA:
- the pcrA gene encoding DNA helicase PcrA, producing the protein MDTLFDLPAATPARKPAAGGQAELLDDLNPAQREAVTHAGGPLLVVAGAGSGKTRVLTRRIAYLLGQRRVHPGEIMAITFTNKAAAEMRERVAALVGRRANAMWVSTFHSMCVRILRREAKTLDMSSSFSIYDSDDTKRLITLVARDLDIDPKRYAARTLAVHISNLKNELTDPETAAANAGNDLERRVAEVYAEYQRRLNQANAFDFDDLIMRTVSLLQAFPDVAEYYRRRFRHVLVDEYQDTNHAQYTLVRELAGTAPNEAGVEPAELVVVGDADQSIYAFRGATIRNIEEFERDFPNAHTILLEQNYRSTQTILSAANAVIERNPNRRAKRLWTDSGDGEKIVGYVSDNDHDEAAFVAGEIDSLAEKGEADYSDVAVFYRTNNQSRVFEEIFIRLGLPYKVVGGVRFYERREVRDMIAYLRVLANPEDTVSLRRVLNVPKRGIGDRAEAVVATHAERERISFAQALRDAVDGKVPLLNPRSVKAIGGFVGLLDELGLLVEQGAEVHDVLEAVLEKTGYRVELEESDDPQDHTRVENLDELVTVAREFTEITAEVAADENAELVVEAGVPAPGSLPAFLERVSLVADADSVPSPDGGEEGDGGAGVVTLMTVHTAKGLEYPVVFCTGWEDGVFPHMRALGDPTELAEERRLAYVAITRARKRLYVSRAITRSAWGQPSMNPASRFLDELPPDLVDWRRLEPSSPGFGFGGGSRGTPRAATTWGGRRTSSPSSSSGTPSFGKGWKDTVALKLDVGDRVSHDKYGLGTVISCDGVGPRATATIDFGAAGKVRLMLIGSVPMVKL; encoded by the coding sequence ATGGACACCCTCTTCGATCTCCCCGCCGCGACCCCTGCGCGCAAGCCCGCCGCCGGCGGGCAGGCCGAGCTGCTCGACGACCTCAACCCCGCCCAGCGCGAAGCCGTCACCCACGCCGGTGGCCCGCTGCTGGTGGTGGCGGGCGCGGGATCGGGCAAGACCCGGGTGCTGACCCGCCGGATCGCCTACCTGCTCGGGCAACGCCGGGTGCACCCGGGCGAAATCATGGCGATCACGTTCACCAACAAGGCGGCCGCCGAAATGCGCGAGCGCGTCGCCGCGCTCGTCGGGCGCCGCGCGAACGCGATGTGGGTGTCGACGTTCCACTCGATGTGCGTGCGGATCCTGCGCCGTGAAGCCAAAACGCTCGACATGTCGTCGAGCTTCTCCATCTACGACTCCGACGACACCAAGCGGCTGATCACCCTGGTGGCGCGGGACCTCGACATCGACCCGAAGCGGTACGCCGCGCGCACGCTCGCGGTGCACATCTCGAACCTGAAGAACGAGCTCACCGACCCGGAGACGGCGGCGGCGAACGCGGGCAACGACCTCGAGCGCCGCGTCGCCGAGGTCTACGCCGAGTACCAGCGGCGGCTCAACCAGGCCAACGCCTTCGACTTCGACGACCTGATCATGCGCACGGTTTCGCTGCTGCAGGCGTTCCCGGACGTCGCCGAGTACTACCGGCGCCGGTTCCGCCACGTGCTGGTCGACGAGTACCAGGACACGAACCACGCGCAGTACACGCTGGTCCGCGAGCTGGCCGGGACCGCGCCGAACGAAGCGGGCGTCGAGCCGGCCGAGCTGGTCGTGGTCGGTGACGCGGACCAGTCGATCTACGCCTTCCGCGGCGCGACGATCCGCAACATCGAGGAGTTCGAGCGGGACTTCCCGAACGCGCACACCATCCTGCTGGAGCAGAACTACCGCTCCACGCAGACGATCCTGTCCGCGGCCAACGCCGTCATCGAGCGCAATCCGAATCGCCGGGCGAAGCGGCTGTGGACGGATTCGGGCGACGGCGAGAAGATCGTCGGCTACGTCTCGGACAACGACCACGACGAAGCCGCGTTCGTGGCCGGGGAAATCGACTCACTGGCGGAAAAGGGCGAGGCCGACTACTCCGACGTCGCCGTCTTCTACCGCACCAACAACCAGTCCCGCGTCTTCGAAGAGATCTTCATCCGGCTCGGCCTGCCGTACAAGGTCGTCGGCGGCGTGCGGTTCTACGAGCGGCGCGAAGTCCGCGACATGATCGCGTACCTGCGCGTGCTGGCGAACCCGGAGGACACGGTCAGCCTGCGGCGCGTGCTGAACGTGCCCAAGCGCGGCATCGGCGACCGCGCGGAAGCCGTCGTGGCGACGCACGCCGAGCGCGAGCGGATTTCGTTCGCGCAGGCGCTGCGGGACGCCGTCGACGGCAAGGTGCCGCTGCTGAACCCGCGCTCGGTCAAGGCGATCGGCGGGTTCGTCGGGCTGCTCGACGAACTGGGGCTGCTGGTCGAGCAGGGCGCGGAGGTGCACGACGTCCTCGAAGCCGTGCTGGAGAAGACCGGCTACCGCGTCGAACTCGAGGAGTCGGACGACCCGCAGGACCACACGCGCGTGGAGAACCTCGACGAGCTCGTGACGGTCGCGCGCGAGTTCACCGAGATCACCGCCGAGGTCGCCGCGGACGAGAACGCCGAGCTGGTCGTGGAGGCCGGGGTGCCGGCACCGGGTTCGCTGCCCGCGTTCCTGGAGCGCGTTTCCCTGGTGGCGGACGCCGATTCGGTGCCTTCGCCGGACGGTGGCGAGGAAGGCGACGGCGGCGCGGGCGTGGTCACGCTGATGACCGTGCACACCGCGAAGGGCCTGGAGTACCCGGTGGTCTTCTGCACCGGTTGGGAGGACGGCGTTTTCCCGCACATGCGGGCGCTGGGCGACCCGACGGAGCTGGCCGAGGAACGGCGGCTGGCGTACGTCGCGATCACGCGGGCGAGGAAGCGGTTGTACGTCTCGCGCGCGATCACGCGCTCGGCGTGGGGCCAGCCGTCGATGAACCCGGCTTCGCGGTTCCTCGACGAGTTGCCGCCGGACCTCGTCGACTGGCGGCGCCTGGAGCCCTCCAGCCCGGGCTTCGGCTTCGGCGGCGGCTCGCGGGGCACCCCGCGCGCGGCGACCACGTGGGGTGGCAGGCGGACTTCTTCGCCGTCGTCTTCGTCGGGCACGCCGTCGTTCGGCAAGGGCTGGAAGGACACGGTGGCGCTGAAACTGGACGTCGGCGACCGGGTCAGCCACGACAAGTACGGCCTGGGCACGGTGATCTCCTGTGACGGCGTCGGTCCCCGCGCGACGGCGACGATCGACTTCGGCGCGGCGGGCAAGGTCCGCCTGATGCTGATCGGCAGCGTCCCGATGGTGAAGCTCTAG
- a CDS encoding DUF1707 SHOCT-like domain-containing protein: protein MNEPNPARLRAADADRERVAKTVQSAGSEGRLTLEEVEERLSRVYAARFTDELAALTTDLPRPAPPRAGFPLTRDALRRHPALRFHLAVVVALSVLAIVRWAVLGAGFFWPAFPIFWLTVSLVVHAGARSFRERSGSAVPY from the coding sequence ATGAACGAACCCAACCCCGCCCGGCTCCGGGCCGCCGACGCCGATCGTGAACGCGTCGCGAAGACCGTCCAGTCCGCCGGTTCCGAAGGCCGGCTCACCCTCGAAGAGGTCGAAGAGCGCCTCTCCCGCGTCTACGCCGCGCGGTTCACCGACGAACTCGCCGCGCTCACCACCGATCTGCCGCGGCCCGCGCCGCCGCGGGCGGGGTTCCCGCTCACCCGGGACGCGCTGCGGCGGCACCCGGCGCTGCGCTTCCACCTCGCCGTCGTGGTCGCGCTCTCGGTGCTGGCGATCGTCCGCTGGGCGGTGCTCGGCGCCGGCTTCTTCTGGCCCGCCTTCCCGATCTTCTGGCTCACCGTGAGCCTCGTGGTCCACGCGGGCGCGCGGTCGTTCCGGGAGCGGTCCGGTAGCGCTGTGCCATACTGA
- a CDS encoding chorismate mutase: MNAQATNADGQPAEHTPAGDDIAALREEIDWLDKEILRLVKRRVEVSKTIGAARMAAGGTRIVYNREMDVLARYRELGPDGRQLAMALLNLGRGRLGR; this comes from the coding sequence ATGAACGCACAAGCCACGAACGCCGACGGCCAGCCCGCCGAGCACACCCCCGCGGGCGATGACATCGCGGCGCTGCGCGAGGAGATCGACTGGCTGGACAAGGAGATCCTCCGGTTGGTGAAACGCCGCGTGGAGGTCTCCAAGACGATCGGCGCCGCGCGGATGGCCGCCGGTGGCACGCGCATCGTCTACAACCGCGAGATGGACGTGCTCGCGCGCTACCGCGAACTGGGCCCGGACGGCCGCCAGCTCGCCATGGCGCTGCTGAACCTCGGCCGGGGCAGGCTCGGCCGGTAA
- a CDS encoding serine/threonine-protein kinase — MSDEGRLVADRYRIVGRIGTGAMGAVWQAHDEVLGRTVAIKQLLLQPHLDEHDKEDARQRTMREGRIAARLHHPNAISVFDVVTDDNGQPCLIMEYLNSTSLAAVLQERRTLPPTEVARIGAQVAAALREAHAVGIVHRDIKPGNILLAGNGTVKITDFGISRAKDDVTVTKTGMIAGTPAYLAPEVAIGGDPGPESDVFSLGSTLYAACEGQPPFGLSENTLSLLHAVAAGQINPPRQSGPLASVLAVLLHPDVEHRPTAEECEELLAAVARGETPLGGPAEDTMLAPAAGVLGAAAVADPNATQMFDEIPAGHSGSLLDGQAPTQAVPYYDEDDYPEGTGYPEDDYDGYDHYPEDNRHGGVPPGLAATRAVAVPPHGQDPYADDQYDDYDDEPAPPPPPRPRPQTRPDDDDEKPGAWKRPAIIGGVVVVGLVALVVWLLSPNNPEAPAAPVSSSKPTPAATSESLPSTTDVPTSTVELPSSTEEQTSSSKKTTSRATEPERTTTPKTTPKSTPPDTTPVETTPTTPVTPTTTTPAGT; from the coding sequence GTGAGCGACGAGGGTCGTCTGGTCGCCGATCGGTACCGCATCGTCGGCCGGATCGGCACGGGCGCGATGGGGGCCGTCTGGCAGGCGCACGACGAGGTCCTGGGCCGCACCGTGGCGATCAAGCAGCTCCTGCTCCAGCCGCACCTGGACGAGCACGACAAGGAAGACGCCCGGCAGCGCACCATGCGCGAGGGCCGGATCGCGGCGCGGCTGCACCACCCGAACGCGATCTCCGTGTTCGACGTCGTCACCGACGACAACGGCCAGCCCTGCCTGATCATGGAGTACCTCAACTCCACCAGCCTGGCCGCCGTGCTGCAGGAACGCCGCACGCTGCCGCCGACCGAGGTGGCGCGCATCGGCGCCCAGGTCGCCGCGGCGCTGCGCGAGGCGCACGCGGTCGGCATCGTCCACCGCGACATCAAGCCGGGCAACATCCTGCTCGCCGGCAACGGCACCGTGAAGATCACCGACTTCGGCATCTCGCGCGCCAAGGACGACGTCACGGTCACCAAGACCGGGATGATCGCCGGCACCCCCGCCTACCTGGCCCCCGAGGTCGCCATCGGCGGTGACCCGGGCCCGGAGTCCGACGTCTTCTCGCTCGGCTCCACGCTGTACGCCGCGTGCGAGGGCCAGCCGCCGTTCGGGCTGTCCGAAAACACGCTGAGCCTGCTGCACGCGGTCGCGGCCGGGCAGATCAACCCGCCGCGCCAGTCCGGGCCGCTGGCCAGTGTGCTGGCCGTGCTGCTGCACCCGGACGTCGAGCACCGGCCGACCGCCGAGGAGTGCGAGGAGCTGCTCGCGGCCGTCGCGCGCGGCGAGACGCCGCTGGGCGGCCCGGCGGAGGACACCATGCTGGCGCCGGCCGCCGGTGTCCTCGGCGCGGCCGCCGTCGCGGACCCCAACGCGACCCAGATGTTCGACGAGATCCCCGCCGGGCACTCGGGCAGCCTGCTCGACGGGCAGGCGCCGACCCAGGCCGTCCCGTACTACGACGAGGACGACTACCCGGAGGGCACCGGCTACCCGGAAGACGACTACGACGGGTACGACCACTACCCCGAGGACAACCGCCACGGCGGCGTGCCGCCCGGGCTGGCCGCGACCCGCGCGGTGGCGGTGCCGCCGCACGGCCAGGACCCGTACGCGGACGACCAGTACGACGACTACGACGACGAGCCGGCCCCGCCGCCCCCGCCGCGGCCCCGCCCGCAGACGCGGCCCGACGATGACGACGAGAAGCCCGGGGCGTGGAAGCGCCCGGCGATCATCGGCGGCGTCGTGGTCGTGGGCCTGGTCGCCCTCGTCGTCTGGCTGCTGAGCCCGAACAACCCGGAGGCGCCGGCCGCGCCGGTGTCGAGCAGCAAGCCGACGCCCGCCGCGACGTCGGAGTCGCTGCCGTCGACGACGGACGTGCCGACCAGCACGGTCGAACTGCCGTCGAGCACGGAGGAACAGACGTCTTCGTCGAAGAAGACGACCTCGCGGGCCACCGAGCCGGAGCGGACCACGACTCCGAAGACGACGCCCAAGTCGACGCCGCCGGACACGACCCCCGTCGAAACGACGCCGACCACTCCCGTGACGCCGACCACCACCACCCCGGCCGGCACGTGA
- a CDS encoding serine/threonine-protein kinase has product MSSEGTIVGGRFRLDQPIGRGRAGIVWLAFDTRLFRTVAMKRMYLPVGGGDRAEQARAAAMQEGKDAARIEHPCAIKVFDVLPEGQDVWLVMEYIPSRSMATFLAEHGRLTSDQAAALGIQLGNALAAIHTAGFVHRTLEPGTVLLADDGGVKLTDIGISGGGPHAAYVAPEVARGLPPTPAADVFSLGATLYTAVEGVPPFGDDGQSSERPPQNAGVLTEALRKMLRSDPTTRPTMADTVRSLKAITEGRETAFIPPTAPGMPPPPPPPFNPGLAPAAPPMPPSGPQFQQQIPLAPPAPGYAGAEATQRMQPVPPQATQYAPPPPPAARPAEAWNLPVSKKTLITVAAILAAVLVGILVSELFFV; this is encoded by the coding sequence TTGAGTTCTGAAGGCACCATCGTCGGCGGCCGGTTCCGGCTGGACCAGCCGATCGGCCGTGGCCGCGCGGGCATCGTGTGGCTGGCGTTCGACACGCGGCTGTTCCGCACCGTCGCGATGAAGCGGATGTACCTGCCGGTCGGCGGCGGTGACCGCGCCGAGCAGGCGCGCGCGGCCGCCATGCAGGAGGGCAAGGACGCGGCCCGGATCGAGCACCCGTGCGCGATCAAGGTGTTCGACGTGCTGCCGGAGGGCCAGGACGTCTGGCTCGTGATGGAGTACATCCCGTCCCGCAGCATGGCGACGTTCCTCGCCGAGCACGGCAGGCTCACCTCGGACCAGGCGGCGGCGCTGGGCATCCAGCTCGGGAACGCGCTGGCCGCGATCCACACCGCCGGGTTCGTCCACCGCACGCTCGAACCGGGCACGGTGCTGCTGGCCGACGACGGCGGCGTGAAGCTCACCGACATCGGCATCAGCGGCGGCGGGCCCCACGCGGCGTATGTGGCGCCCGAGGTCGCGCGGGGACTGCCGCCGACTCCGGCCGCGGACGTCTTCTCCCTCGGCGCGACGCTGTACACCGCGGTCGAAGGCGTGCCGCCGTTCGGCGACGACGGCCAGTCGTCCGAGCGCCCGCCGCAGAACGCGGGCGTCCTCACCGAGGCGCTGCGCAAGATGCTGCGCTCGGACCCGACCACGCGCCCGACGATGGCGGACACCGTCCGCTCGCTGAAGGCGATCACCGAGGGCCGCGAGACGGCGTTCATCCCGCCGACCGCGCCCGGGATGCCGCCGCCCCCGCCGCCGCCGTTCAACCCGGGGCTGGCGCCCGCCGCCCCGCCGATGCCGCCGTCGGGTCCGCAGTTCCAGCAGCAGATCCCGCTCGCGCCGCCCGCACCCGGTTACGCCGGCGCGGAAGCGACCCAGCGGATGCAGCCGGTTCCGCCGCAAGCAACGCAGTACGCGCCGCCGCCCCCGCCCGCGGCCCGGCCGGCCGAGGCGTGGAACCTGCCGGTGTCGAAGAAGACGCTGATCACCGTGGCCGCGATCCTCGCGGCGGTGCTGGTCGGCATCCTCGTTTCGGAGCTGTTCTTCGTCTAA
- a CDS encoding LysR family transcriptional regulator, producing the protein MLDVRRMQVLRAVITSGSITAAARNLGYTPSAISQQLSALEREAGTELLERVGRGVRPTPAGALLSEHAETLSTELAKAEAALAELKEGRTGRVSIRYFATAGASLVPPAIAAVRREHPGVHLDLKLVEPDDPMTDVEAGNADVAITVFPRRTPPAKGVELVHLLDDPYRAVLPKTHPLARKRVLDLTDFAEEPWVGVDGLPGICRDILDSACASAGFAPNVVVESEDYQTAQGFVAAGIGVGLIPELGLGAQHPGVVVRRIRNPEPVRTIHAAVTSRAWGHPAVRTLLEAMRAATAKVA; encoded by the coding sequence ATGCTCGACGTCCGCCGCATGCAGGTACTCCGCGCCGTGATCACCAGCGGGTCGATCACCGCCGCGGCCCGCAACCTGGGCTACACGCCGTCCGCGATCAGCCAGCAGCTTTCCGCGCTGGAACGCGAAGCGGGCACCGAACTCCTCGAACGCGTCGGGCGCGGCGTCCGGCCGACCCCGGCTGGCGCGCTGCTGTCCGAGCACGCCGAGACGCTGAGTACCGAGCTGGCCAAGGCCGAGGCGGCGCTGGCCGAGCTCAAGGAGGGCCGCACCGGCCGCGTCTCGATCCGCTACTTCGCCACGGCGGGCGCGTCGCTGGTGCCGCCCGCGATCGCCGCCGTCCGCCGCGAGCACCCCGGCGTACACCTCGACCTCAAGCTCGTCGAGCCCGACGACCCGATGACGGACGTCGAAGCGGGCAACGCCGACGTCGCGATCACCGTCTTCCCGCGCCGGACTCCGCCCGCCAAGGGCGTGGAGCTGGTGCACCTGCTCGACGACCCGTACCGCGCGGTCCTGCCGAAGACCCACCCACTGGCCCGCAAGCGCGTGCTGGACCTGACGGACTTCGCCGAGGAGCCGTGGGTCGGCGTCGACGGCCTGCCCGGCATCTGCCGGGACATCCTGGACAGCGCGTGCGCGTCCGCCGGGTTCGCGCCGAACGTCGTCGTCGAGTCCGAGGACTATCAGACGGCGCAGGGGTTCGTCGCCGCCGGCATCGGCGTCGGTCTCATCCCGGAGCTCGGCCTCGGCGCGCAGCACCCCGGCGTCGTCGTCCGCCGGATCCGGAACCCGGAGCCGGTCCGCACGATCCACGCCGCGGTCACGTCGCGCGCCTGGGGCCACCCGGCCGTCCGCACGCTGCTCGAAGCCATGCGCGCGGCGACCGCCAAGGTGGCTTAG
- a CDS encoding EamA family transporter: MGETKTLLRIGALALMWGSSFFWIKLGLGMFSPVQLVLARLVLGAAMLLVLCRLQRARLPRDRRMWGHLAVAAFFHNALPFLLFAIGETTVDSGITGVLNSTTPLWVLLAAPLMGTSSRMTGARLAGLLIGLGGILLIFAPWQASGLLSWGALACLAAAASYGFAFVYEGKYLSDSSLSPYATAAGQMLLASGFLVLALPVGGLTPVHVSPGPLLAILVLGIGSTGFAFALNYQLLASEGAVAASVVGYLLPVVSVLLGALFLGEQLHLRVIAGMVVVLGGVALTRLPKRVPVEPVLERV, translated from the coding sequence GTGGGCGAGACGAAGACCCTGCTGAGGATCGGCGCGCTGGCGTTGATGTGGGGCTCGAGTTTCTTCTGGATCAAGCTGGGGCTGGGGATGTTCTCACCGGTCCAGCTGGTGCTGGCGCGGCTCGTGCTGGGCGCGGCCATGCTGCTGGTGCTGTGCCGGCTGCAGCGGGCGCGGCTGCCGCGCGACCGCCGGATGTGGGGCCACCTGGCGGTCGCGGCGTTCTTCCACAACGCGCTGCCGTTCCTGCTGTTCGCCATCGGCGAGACGACGGTCGATTCGGGGATCACCGGCGTGCTGAACTCGACGACGCCGCTGTGGGTGCTGCTGGCGGCGCCGCTGATGGGGACGTCGTCGCGGATGACCGGGGCGCGGCTGGCGGGCCTGCTGATCGGGCTGGGCGGGATCCTGCTGATCTTCGCGCCGTGGCAGGCGTCGGGCCTGCTGAGCTGGGGCGCGCTGGCGTGCCTCGCGGCGGCGGCCAGCTACGGCTTCGCGTTCGTCTACGAGGGCAAGTACCTGTCGGACTCGTCGTTGTCGCCGTACGCGACCGCGGCGGGCCAGATGCTGCTGGCGAGCGGGTTCCTGGTGCTGGCGCTGCCGGTCGGCGGGCTCACGCCGGTGCACGTGTCCCCCGGGCCGCTGCTGGCGATCCTGGTGCTGGGGATCGGGTCGACGGGCTTCGCGTTCGCCCTCAACTACCAGCTGCTGGCGAGCGAGGGCGCGGTGGCGGCGTCGGTGGTGGGTTACCTGCTGCCGGTGGTGTCGGTGCTGCTGGGGGCGCTGTTCCTGGGCGAGCAGCTGCACCTGCGGGTGATCGCGGGCATGGTGGTGGTGCTCGGCGGCGTCGCGTTGACGCGGCTGCCGAAGCGGGTGCCGGTGGAGCCGGTGCTGGAACGGGTCTAG
- a CDS encoding response regulator, which translates to MLDDVTESQREPVKVFLVDDHALFRAGVRTELDSITDEVRVVGEAGSVAEAVAGIARTKPQVVLLDVHMPDGGGAEVLRRVRPELPDVVFLALSVSDAAEDVIAVIRAGARGYVTKTISSKELVRAVVRVSDGDAVFSPRLAGFVLDAFADRPGSAPINDPELDLLTPRERDVLRLLARGYAYKEIASELFISVKTVETHVSSVLRKTQLSNRYELSRWASDRRLV; encoded by the coding sequence ATGCTCGACGACGTGACGGAAAGCCAGCGTGAACCGGTCAAGGTGTTCCTCGTCGACGACCACGCGCTGTTCCGCGCGGGGGTGCGCACCGAGCTCGACTCGATCACCGACGAGGTCCGCGTCGTCGGCGAGGCCGGTTCGGTCGCCGAAGCCGTCGCCGGCATCGCGCGGACGAAGCCGCAGGTCGTGCTGCTCGACGTGCACATGCCCGACGGCGGCGGCGCCGAGGTGCTGCGCCGCGTCCGCCCGGAGCTGCCGGACGTCGTCTTCCTGGCGCTGTCGGTTTCGGACGCCGCCGAGGACGTCATCGCGGTCATCCGCGCCGGCGCCCGCGGCTATGTGACGAAGACGATCTCGTCGAAGGAACTGGTCCGCGCGGTGGTCCGCGTCTCGGACGGCGACGCGGTGTTCTCCCCGCGCCTGGCCGGCTTCGTCCTGGACGCGTTCGCCGACCGCCCCGGCTCGGCCCCGATCAACGACCCCGAGCTCGACCTGCTGACGCCCCGCGAGCGCGACGTCCTGCGGCTGCTGGCCCGCGGCTACGCGTACAAGGAAATCGCGTCGGAGCTGTTCATCTCGGTGAAGACGGTGGAGACGCACGTCTCGAGCGTGCTGCGGAAGACCCAGCTGTCGAACCGCTACGAGCTCTCCCGCTGGGCTTCCGACCGCCGTCTCGTCTAG
- a CDS encoding ATP-binding protein, with protein MDGVQDSLDLVATDQAVVVPEKPKMFRRRSGRAIAGVAGGLADHLGVPVLWVRTAFALLAALNGAGLLAYGLLWVFVQQQSQEAAEAPTPKERQQAFGLIALGVGLAVASGTLTGFISGWVAVPLAVAMLGLAVVWREADESQRRRWRVGAKDGFAGAFLGGGGWSAAIRIVAGVALVITGITVVVLRSGTLDQVQFALIAVLATLIGVAVLTVPFWLRLVRDLSDERKARIRTDERAEIAAHLHDSVLQTLALIQKQSEQPREVARLARSQERELRGWLYGPNGYGKPVENEEEATGQLSEALATACGEVEDTFAISVGQVVVGDAELDESLVALVQAAREAIVNAAKHAGVEEVSVFAEVEPTAVTVFVRDRGKGFDPDLVPDDRHGLADSIRGRMTRHGGTCKVRTAPGEGTEVQLAMPVKAGKGAA; from the coding sequence ATGGACGGCGTGCAGGACTCCCTCGACCTCGTAGCCACCGACCAGGCGGTCGTCGTCCCGGAAAAGCCCAAGATGTTCCGGCGGCGCTCCGGGCGGGCGATCGCCGGGGTCGCCGGCGGGCTCGCCGATCACCTCGGGGTTCCGGTCCTGTGGGTGCGGACGGCCTTCGCGCTGCTCGCCGCGCTCAACGGGGCCGGGTTGCTCGCCTACGGGCTGCTCTGGGTGTTCGTGCAGCAGCAGTCCCAGGAAGCCGCCGAGGCGCCGACGCCGAAGGAACGGCAGCAGGCGTTCGGCCTGATCGCGCTGGGGGTCGGCCTCGCTGTCGCCAGCGGGACGCTCACCGGGTTCATCAGCGGCTGGGTCGCCGTGCCGCTCGCCGTCGCCATGCTCGGTCTCGCGGTCGTCTGGCGGGAGGCCGACGAGTCACAGCGCCGCCGTTGGCGGGTCGGGGCGAAGGACGGCTTCGCGGGCGCCTTCCTCGGTGGGGGCGGCTGGTCGGCCGCCATCCGGATCGTCGCCGGCGTCGCGCTGGTGATCACCGGCATCACCGTCGTCGTGCTGCGCAGCGGCACCCTCGACCAGGTCCAGTTCGCGCTGATCGCGGTCCTCGCCACGCTGATCGGCGTCGCCGTGCTGACCGTGCCGTTCTGGCTGCGGCTGGTCCGCGACCTCTCCGACGAGCGCAAGGCCCGCATCCGCACCGACGAACGCGCCGAGATCGCCGCCCACCTGCACGACTCCGTGCTGCAGACCCTCGCGCTCATCCAGAAGCAGAGCGAGCAGCCCCGCGAGGTCGCGCGCCTGGCCCGCAGCCAGGAACGCGAGCTGCGCGGCTGGCTCTACGGCCCCAACGGCTACGGCAAGCCGGTCGAGAACGAAGAGGAAGCCACCGGCCAGCTGTCCGAAGCGCTCGCGACGGCGTGCGGCGAGGTCGAGGACACCTTCGCCATCTCCGTCGGCCAGGTCGTCGTCGGCGATGCGGAACTCGACGAGTCGCTGGTCGCGCTCGTCCAGGCCGCCCGCGAAGCCATCGTCAACGCCGCTAAGCACGCCGGCGTCGAGGAGGTCAGCGTCTTCGCCGAGGTCGAGCCGACGGCGGTGACGGTGTTCGTCCGCGACCGCGGCAAGGGCTTCGACCCCGACCTCGTCCCGGACGACCGCCACGGCCTCGCCGACTCGATCCGCGGCCGGATGACCCGGCACGGCGGCACCTGCAAGGTCCGGACCGCGCCGGGCGAGGGCACCGAGGTGCAGCTCGCCATGCCGGTGAAAGCGGGCAAGGGAGCGGCGTGA